DNA from Leucobacter aridicollis:
CATGATCGACCGCGCGGCGGCCGAGGCGCGCGGCATCTGGGTCGTGAATCTCACGGACGCCGCGACCGAGGAGGTCGCCGCGCACGCGCTGACGCTCATGCTCGCCCTCGAACGCGACCTGCGCGGCAGCGTCGCGGTGACGGCGGCCGGCGGCTGGACCGACGACGTGACCGCGGTGCCGCGCCGGCTCAGCGGGCTCACCCTTGGCCTGTTCGGGTTCGGGCGGATCGCGCAGCGGCTCGCCCAGGTCGCGGGCCCAAGCTTTGCCCGGGTGATCGCCCACGACCCGTTCGTGACTGCGCCCGTGCACGGCGTCGAACTCGTGGAGCGTGACGCGCTCATCGCGGAGTCGGACGTGCTGTCCCTCCACCTGCCACTCACCGCCGACACTCACGGCGCGATCGACGGGGCCGCGTTCGCGGCGATGCGGCCGGGGGTAAGCCTCGTGAACGTGTCGCGCGGCGAGCTCGTCGACCCGGAGGCGCTCACCGCTGCGCTCGACTCGGGGAAGCTGCGCGGCGCCGCGGTCGACGTGCTGCACGGCGAGCCCCCGGCTGCCGACCACCCGCTCAGAAACGACCCGCGCGTGATCGTCACGCCGCACGTCGCGTTCCTGTCAGACGGCTCGCTCGAGCACTACACGCTCGACCCCGCACGGAATGTGCTCGACTGGCTGCGCACCGGAACCGCTCCGCGGGCGGCGGTGCGGGGTCGCGACGCTGAGCCGCTGCTCCCGGCGGGGGAGTAGCTCTACGCCCCTGCCGGAGTTGGCAGTTGTTGTCGCCACTGGACCACGTTTAGCGACAACAACCGCCAACTCGACGCGACCCGTAGCTACCCGGTGCCGAAGCGCCTCGCGACGAGGCTCCAGGTCTGCCTGACTTCCGCATTCCGCAGGAGCAGCAGGGCCCCGGCGTAGACGGCGGTCATCAGCGCGGCGACCGCGACGCAGGTGAGGACCGCCGCGCCAAGCCCGCTCAGTGCCCAGCTCTCGGTGGTGATCCCGCCGAGGGCATGCAGCGCCCACGCGCCGGCCACGGCCGAACCGGCGCCGGCGATGGCGCTCTGCCACCAGGCACGCCCAATGGCTCTGCCACCGACGCCGCCGAGCCTGCGCCGCAGCACGAAGAAGGTCACGGCGAGCTGCACCCAGAACAACAGGTTGGTCGCGAGCGTGATGAATGCCGTCGCCGCACTGGACGGCACGGCGAAACTCGCGGCGATCGCGGCGAGCGAGCACACCGCGATCGCCGACTGGATGACGAACGGGGATCGGGTGTCGCTGTAGGCGTAGAACCCGCGGTTCAACACGAACAGCACGCTGAAGGCCACCGCCCCGGTGACGTGGCAGAGCAGCACCGCCATCACCGGGTACAGTTGCTCGACGCTCGCCTTCGCCATCAGGATCCTGGTGATCGGCCCCGCGAGCACCGCAATCACGACCGCGATGAGCGTGATCGACACGACGGTGAGGCGCGAGACGAGCGACAGGTCGCTTCTGATCGCCCCCGTGTCGCCCCGTTCGGCGGCCACGCTCATGCGGGTAAAGCGGGAGGCCACGAGTGACATCACGATGATCGAATGCGGCAGCACGGTGACGAGGGACACGAGCTGCCAGGCCGCGATGCCCGCCTCGTTGCCCGCGGCCCGGTTCATTGCCTGGTTGAGCGCCAGCGCCACGACCTGCGATACGAGCACGCCGAGAAACGTCCAGCCGCCGAGCTTGGCAGTCGCCCCGAGGCCCGTGCCGCGGAAGCGAAAGTCGGGGCGGTAGGAGACGCCGGCTCGGCGAAGGAACACGAAGAGGGCCAGCGCCTGCAGCGCGACCCCGAGCGTCGCCGTGCCCGCGAGCAGTGCCGTGCCACCGACGGGCCATTCGCCTGAGGCGCGCTGTCCGTCAGCGTCCGCCCCCAGGAACCAGATGAATCCCGCAAGGCCAGCGATCGAGACGACGTTGTTGAGCACGGGCGTCCACGCGTACGGGCCGAAGTGGCTGCGAGAGTTCAGCACCTCTCCGAGCACCGTGTACAGCGTGAAGAACACGATCTGCGGGAGCAGCCAGAACGCGAAGCCGGTCGCGAGCGCGAGCTGGCCGGGGTCCTGCCAGCTCGCCCCGAGCACTCCCATGAGGGCTGGGAGCAGCGCCGCGACGACGGCGCACACCGCGAGCGACCCGCAGAGGGCGAGCGTGATCAGCTTGTTGACGTAGTCGGCGCCGCCGTCCTCGCGCAGTCGCGCGCGGGTGAGCTGCGGCACAAGCACCGACGTGAGCACTCCCGTCGCGACGAGCGTGTACACCACGTTCGTGACCTGGCTGGCGGTGCTGAACGCGTTCGCGGCAACCCCGGTCGCACCGATTGCGGCGACGAGCACCATGCTGCGGGCGAGGCCGAGCACCCGCGACAGCAGTGTGCCCGATGCGATCCACACACTCGCGCGCGCTGCGCTGTCGGTTGCCATCGCACCAATATACCCACGGCGGGATGGCGCGGGACTGTGGAGACACGAGCGGGGCGCGCACGGTATACGTGCGCGCCCCGCTCAGCGACGTTTCCGGGTCTCGGCTAGCGGTGCCAGGTGCCGAAGACTTCCTGGCTGCGGGCGATCGCGCGCTCCTCAGCCGAGGTGTCCCGGCGGAGCGAGAACAGGTAGTACGAGACTCCAGACACGACGAGTCCGATCGCGAACGAGAAGTCGGCGCCGTCGAGTGCCTTCGCGACCGGGCCCGTGTAGAACGAGAGCGAGAAGAACGGGATCATCGCGACGAATCCGAGCGCGTACGCCGCGACCCCGCGCCAGGCCCACTTGCCGTAGACGCCGCCGCGCGGGTCGACGATGTCGGTCAGTGCGTAGCGCCCCTTCCGCACGAGGTAGAAGTCGACGAGGTTGACCGCCGACCACGGCACGAGGAAGTAGAGCATGAGGCCGACGAAGCTGTTGAAGCTATCGACGTAGTTGTCTGGGATCGCGAGGGCGATGACCAGGGTGATGATGCCCACGATGGTGAGCGCGACCACGCGCATCTTCACGGTGGGCTTGACCGGCGTGAACCCGTCGATCGCGCTTGCGCCGGTGAGCATCGCGCCGTATGCGTTCACGCCCATGATCGAGACGAGCGCGAGCACCGAGACGAGCACGGCAACCGTGCCGAAGCCGGGAACGATCATGTCGCCGACCTCGCGGAGGGTGCCGATGGGATCCGCGCCCGGAATGTAGCTCGCGAGCACCGCCCCGAGCGACATGAGCCAGATCGCCGAGAGGCCCGCGCCAGCGTAGACAGAGGAGATGAGCTTCGGCGCCGAGGCGTTCACGGGCAGGTAGCGGGTGTAGTCGGAGACGTACACGGAGTAGCTGATGTTGTAGCCGGCGGAGAGCGAGAACTGGATGAGGAACGCTGAGGTGCTCCAACCAGCGGTCGCGACGGCGGCCGCAGGATCGATGGGT
Protein-coding regions in this window:
- a CDS encoding purine-cytosine permease family protein → MSSDTSTPRTGVIETRSIDVVPLEERHGKVWHQGPFWFTGNFVLTTMVVGFTGPSLGLSVWWTVLAVVLGAGFGTFFMAFHANQGPTMGLAQMIQSRAQFGSRGAVVPFIATVFVYIGFLVFDTILVTQGIGVYSEATWFWYPIIIAVSIVIAVVGHDLLHFIQRWLTYALVAVFAIITVFAIVHFTQAPIDPAAAVATAGWSTSAFLIQFSLSAGYNISYSVYVSDYTRYLPVNASAPKLISSVYAGAGLSAIWLMSLGAVLASYIPGADPIGTLREVGDMIVPGFGTVAVLVSVLALVSIMGVNAYGAMLTGASAIDGFTPVKPTVKMRVVALTIVGIITLVIALAIPDNYVDSFNSFVGLMLYFLVPWSAVNLVDFYLVRKGRYALTDIVDPRGGVYGKWAWRGVAAYALGFVAMIPFFSLSFYTGPVAKALDGADFSFAIGLVVSGVSYYLFSLRRDTSAEERAIARSQEVFGTWHR
- the murJ gene encoding murein biosynthesis integral membrane protein MurJ, which encodes MATDSAARASVWIASGTLLSRVLGLARSMVLVAAIGATGVAANAFSTASQVTNVVYTLVATGVLTSVLVPQLTRARLREDGGADYVNKLITLALCGSLAVCAVVAALLPALMGVLGASWQDPGQLALATGFAFWLLPQIVFFTLYTVLGEVLNSRSHFGPYAWTPVLNNVVSIAGLAGFIWFLGADADGQRASGEWPVGGTALLAGTATLGVALQALALFVFLRRAGVSYRPDFRFRGTGLGATAKLGGWTFLGVLVSQVVALALNQAMNRAAGNEAGIAAWQLVSLVTVLPHSIIVMSLVASRFTRMSVAAERGDTGAIRSDLSLVSRLTVVSITLIAVVIAVLAGPITRILMAKASVEQLYPVMAVLLCHVTGAVAFSVLFVLNRGFYAYSDTRSPFVIQSAIAVCSLAAIAASFAVPSSAATAFITLATNLLFWVQLAVTFFVLRRRLGGVGGRAIGRAWWQSAIAGAGSAVAGAWALHALGGITTESWALSGLGAAVLTCVAVAALMTAVYAGALLLLRNAEVRQTWSLVARRFGTG
- a CDS encoding C-terminal binding protein; translated protein: MTRPLVLFTDETDLDPAPGRALLEAAGCDTVLAELPSRAGEPQTLPAGAERAVALVVGYARIDEALLERLPNVGFIATMSAGFDMIDRAAAEARGIWVVNLTDAATEEVAAHALTLMLALERDLRGSVAVTAAGGWTDDVTAVPRRLSGLTLGLFGFGRIAQRLAQVAGPSFARVIAHDPFVTAPVHGVELVERDALIAESDVLSLHLPLTADTHGAIDGAAFAAMRPGVSLVNVSRGELVDPEALTAALDSGKLRGAAVDVLHGEPPAADHPLRNDPRVIVTPHVAFLSDGSLEHYTLDPARNVLDWLRTGTAPRAAVRGRDAEPLLPAGE